The following are from one region of the Stigmatella ashevillena genome:
- a CDS encoding MarR family winged helix-turn-helix transcriptional regulator has product MDASSPRGGAMIGARLRRLSERIDGEASSVYRAHGIDFEQRWFGVLNQLSLGGPLTVSQLAERLGITHASVSQTRQSLEKAGLVKGAVTPGDARSRSLALTARGRALVERLRPMWRAFEAAALELDTEAGGVAEALGRLEAALDRRSLVERIGDRWGVPDRDGEESA; this is encoded by the coding sequence ATGGACGCTTCGAGCCCGCGCGGGGGCGCGATGATTGGCGCACGTCTGCGCAGGCTTTCCGAGCGCATTGATGGTGAAGCGAGCAGCGTCTATCGCGCGCACGGCATCGATTTCGAGCAGCGCTGGTTCGGTGTCCTCAATCAATTGTCGCTGGGAGGGCCACTCACGGTGAGCCAGTTGGCCGAGCGGCTCGGCATCACCCATGCCTCGGTCAGTCAGACGCGCCAGTCGCTCGAGAAGGCCGGTCTCGTCAAAGGCGCGGTGACTCCGGGCGATGCTCGCTCGCGGAGCCTGGCGCTGACGGCGCGAGGGCGCGCCCTTGTCGAGCGGTTGAGGCCGATGTGGAGGGCGTTCGAGGCGGCGGCGCTGGAACTCGACACCGAAGCGGGTGGAGTCGCGGAGGCGCTCGGTCGGCTGGAAGCGGCGCTCGACCGGCGCTCGCTCGTGGAACGCATCGGCGACCGGTGGGGCGTGCCGGATCGCGATGGCGAGGAGAGCGCATGA
- a CDS encoding serine hydrolase domain-containing protein has translation MNRRIFLVGGLLALCRPAWAEPRGALSPRQWLDRWLAAFNADSLGVYAAFVKAHVPTLVPYLDDDLGLREATGGFHLLRAEEGGPGEITAWFRDRNWDRRSRVVLKAEDDRIGDLTFLGAGESAPDVARLGERAAVSLLRQKLEAEADAGRFSGTVLVARNGRPLFRYASGLADASRSERMRADTRFCIGSMGKMFTAVATLQLVTRSQLTLSDPLSRWIPDYPNTEMARQVTVEHLLTHTGGTGDFFGPDYEANAASLKTPDDFIRLYGARAPLFPAGSRYGYSNYGFILLGALIERASGQRWDDYLRRNIFERVGMPSTSPLASAGKTAIPYTGASATGLKPLPFYVGLPAGGGYSTVDDLLRFGRGLRAGRLLDDRGLALLTAGRVTARDNRWSAGLKVAERGGASFYGHSGSAPGVNGDYAFYPRSGYETIVLSNRGYPSASNVAEYIGLRLPTAA, from the coding sequence ATGAACCGGCGCATCTTTCTGGTAGGGGGCTTACTTGCCCTTTGCCGTCCTGCTTGGGCCGAGCCACGAGGTGCGCTCTCCCCACGGCAGTGGCTCGACCGCTGGTTGGCGGCGTTCAATGCCGACAGCCTCGGTGTGTATGCCGCCTTCGTGAAGGCGCATGTGCCGACGCTTGTGCCCTATCTCGATGACGATCTTGGTTTGAGGGAGGCGACAGGCGGCTTCCATCTGCTTCGCGCCGAGGAGGGTGGCCCCGGTGAGATCACGGCGTGGTTTCGCGACCGCAATTGGGACCGGCGGTCGCGCGTCGTCCTCAAAGCGGAGGATGACCGGATTGGCGACCTGACGTTCCTCGGCGCTGGAGAGAGCGCTCCCGACGTCGCCCGCCTCGGCGAGCGTGCGGCGGTCTCCCTCCTTCGCCAGAAGTTGGAGGCCGAGGCGGACGCCGGCCGCTTCTCGGGCACGGTCCTTGTGGCGCGGAATGGTCGGCCTCTCTTCCGTTACGCCTCCGGCCTCGCTGACGCATCGCGCAGCGAGCGCATGCGCGCGGACACGCGCTTCTGCATCGGCTCGATGGGCAAGATGTTCACCGCGGTCGCGACGCTTCAGCTCGTCACCCGAAGCCAGCTGACACTGTCTGATCCGCTCTCCCGATGGATTCCGGACTATCCGAACACGGAGATGGCGCGCCAGGTCACGGTCGAGCACCTGCTCACGCATACCGGCGGCACCGGTGACTTCTTCGGGCCCGATTACGAGGCGAATGCCGCGAGCCTCAAGACGCCCGATGACTTCATACGCCTCTACGGCGCCCGCGCCCCGCTGTTCCCAGCGGGTTCGCGCTACGGCTACAGCAACTATGGCTTCATTTTGCTCGGCGCGCTGATCGAGCGCGCATCAGGGCAGCGCTGGGACGATTACCTGCGGCGCAATATCTTCGAACGCGTCGGCATGCCGTCGACCTCGCCGCTGGCGAGCGCGGGAAAAACCGCCATCCCCTACACCGGTGCCTCCGCGACCGGGCTGAAGCCGCTCCCTTTCTACGTCGGGCTTCCCGCCGGTGGCGGGTATTCGACGGTCGATGACTTGTTGCGCTTCGGACGCGGACTCCGCGCGGGGCGGCTGCTCGATGACCGTGGCCTGGCGCTGCTCACGGCTGGACGCGTGACCGCGCGCGACAACCGCTGGTCGGCGGGCTTGAAGGTCGCGGAGCGGGGCGGCGCTTCCTTCTACGGCCACTCAGGCAGCGCACCGGGCGTGAACGGCGACTATGCCTTTTATCCGCGTTCAGGCTACGAGACGATCGTCCTCAGCAACCGTGGCTACCCGAGCGCGTCGAACGTCGCGGAATACATCGGACTTCGGCTGCCGACTGCCGCCTGA